The following are encoded together in the Acidobacteriota bacterium genome:
- a CDS encoding ParB/RepB/Spo0J family partition protein, protein MPKKAIPPSFTPQRQSALASFVHEKKSKRIGEIRLDLIQPNPFQPRKNYPDAEIEELTESIQQQGLLQNLVCRVEPDGKYTLIAGHRRLLALQKLGKEVAPVSILENVSDQDLRILALIENLQRKNLHPVDEVRAIVQVIEQAGSQEQAAKLLHKPVGTIGGIAALHNLGSEILDVCLGVPDLTKNKLAQLVKLPVERRLAVAKALQTGNRPVIPATKSKSGSPAPNVFRFRAKTATEASFSFKLQFKKGNPTEDEIFDALNVIRQKLKSEVFSPASTENS, encoded by the coding sequence ATGCCTAAAAAAGCCATTCCGCCAAGTTTTACACCACAACGACAATCCGCCCTGGCCAGCTTTGTCCATGAAAAAAAATCAAAGCGAATCGGAGAAATTCGCCTTGATTTGATTCAGCCTAATCCGTTTCAACCACGAAAGAACTACCCTGACGCTGAAATCGAAGAGCTTACGGAAAGCATTCAACAGCAGGGATTGCTTCAAAACCTCGTTTGTCGAGTTGAGCCGGATGGCAAATATACTTTGATTGCTGGACACCGCCGGTTGCTGGCATTGCAGAAGCTTGGAAAAGAGGTTGCGCCGGTGAGTATCCTGGAAAATGTTTCAGACCAGGACCTGCGCATTCTGGCATTGATTGAAAATCTTCAGCGAAAAAATCTGCACCCGGTTGATGAAGTTCGGGCCATTGTACAGGTGATTGAGCAGGCGGGGTCTCAGGAGCAGGCGGCAAAGCTCCTTCACAAGCCGGTTGGAACGATTGGCGGGATTGCGGCGCTCCACAATTTAGGCAGTGAAATTCTTGATGTTTGTCTTGGTGTTCCCGACTTGACCAAAAATAAGCTGGCCCAGTTGGTAAAACTTCCCGTGGAAAGACGGTTGGCGGTGGCGAAAGCGCTTCAAACCGGGAATCGCCCAGTCATTCCAGCCACCAAATCGAAATCAGGTTCACCTGCTCCGAATGTTTTTCGCTTCCGGGCGAAAACTGCAACCGAAGCCAGCTTTTCCTTTAAATTGCAGTTTAAGAAAGGGAATCCAACCGAGGATGAAATCTTTGATGCCCTGAACGTCATCCGTCAAAAGCTCAAATCAGAGGTATTTTCACCGGCTTCAACTGAAAATTCTTGA